In the genome of Arabidopsis thaliana chromosome 4, partial sequence, the window AGAAGAGCAAAGTTTCTGCACATCGGGTCCCGAATGAAGTCTGTTTACAATTCCTCTACCCATTTTCATAGGAAGACCAGTGAGAGGACCCACATCAGCTTCAAGAGTCTTGACAGCTTCATCCACAACCTCACACAGATTTCGGTATTTAGTTGAGCTCTTCAATAGTTTCTGGACTAAGAAAAGACGGTAACAAAGCACTTCTACCCTTCTGGTTTCTTTAGCAATCGTCAATTGCTTCTTCCAGCATTCAAGCAAACTGTTTGCTTTACCGCAAGAGACACAATAGAAGCAGCATCCCTCACTTTGCTTGTCTTTTCCAAGACCGGATTTTTCAGTGTTGAAAGCACATTCAAGATGACACGAGAATCCGCAAGACTCACCCTCAAATGGAGGATCTGAGCTACATGTTAACCAGAGACTAGGATCTTTGTTATCATCATACTTACGACAGATGCAACATGAACACCTTCTGCAAAACGAGTCTTCCTGTCTCAGTACAGCACGACAAGCCAAATTTTTGCAGTAGATGGTAGTACTCTCACCTGACCAAATTCTATTTCCGGGTTAGTATGTACAAAAAGGTTGATAactttgaaccaaaaaaagaagactgtTTACCTTTAGTATTAACCGAGCTGCAGCTCCCTGAGGCATTGTTGCTTGTTACAATGTTGGTTGCTGGAATCACATACCGAGAAGGATTATCAACCTTCCTTTGTCTCTTAGTGTTTCTCTGAATAGGCAAACAATCagaatctctcttcttcccttCACACTCTCCAGAGTTTTTCTCAGATACAATTTTCAAAAGGGTCTCGATGATCTTGACTTTGGTCAAACCAGTATACTTCCTTTCTTTTCCCATTTCTGCGCATAAGATCTGTAGAATCTCTTGGCGGCTCCATGCCTGCAAGACCTCAGCAGCTAGATGTGATTGCTTCGACAGTTCATAAACAAGCTGTCTCTTCTCATCAACACTCATTTCACTGCATTTCGATGAGTCACCTGCAGCTCCTGCatatagaagaaaaggaagtCAAATTATGTGAACTCAAAGTGAAGGCAATGGAGAACAACAATGTCTTAAccagaaacacacaaaactatCCAAGACTAATAAAAGAATGTACCAAAGAAACTTGTGTCTGATCTTCTTGTTTACCAAAACTAAGAAGAATGATtccaaattcaaataaatacaaacacaaagctAATTTAGAATACTGAAAACTAAAACACTTTATTCATCTAAAAACAAAGATAGTTCAACAACCACCACAGGACAACAATGTTGATAAGGTTGGGTCAATAGACATCAAAGAATCAGAGAGAACCAAACAACATGACAAAGGAAAGATCAATGCTCTTCAAGATGATTCTGAAACCAAAGATCCAAAGCAAAGAATGAAAGCATGATTCTTTTAGGTAACAGAACCCACATTCATCAATCATGGAATCTTATTCTATACACAGAACAAAAGTCATATAGTCTTCTGACGCAcgattaaattaaaaaacagaaTTCATCAAACCAATGATAGTGgaagaaacacacacacacacatacacagaAGAATATGAAGTTAGAAccaatcaaccaaaaaaaaagtaaagaccCACCATTTAGAATAATCACCaattagaaaacataaaacttgcaatagaaaatagaaagattAGTAATCTAAACTCAGTAGCAACTTagtaaaaagtatataaagtCTCCAACTTTCGAAAAcaattgaataaaataaacacaaatttgaGAATCCAAAGcttcatcattcatcatcaaagctaaaaacaaagagaagtaagactatttatttatttttgaaagttgaaacattATTATagggaaaaacaaagagacacGGATATCGATAAATCTTAAGCAACCAATGAAACCCAGAAATCTAAAAGTGAATACCATCGAGAGAAGAATCCATGAGCGTAGAGAAGCTGTGTGTGAAGAACTAATCAAACCCACATTATCATAACAACCACTCAGAATCTTCAAATCTCTGCGAtgtgaagaaaacataaaaattaggtaaaacaatggaaaaaaataaaaacttttatttgggagtgaaataataaaacagaggagagagagagagatcgggaaaaaagtataaaaggaaagaaagtTACCCAATAAGGAAAGCTTAAGAAAAATTCGTCGAGCAACGAAGAGATTGAATCggacgttttttttttcctctctccCTCTTCGGAGAAATTCCCGGAGAACGGAATACaccggagaagagagagagagagagagagagagagagattcgCTGTGAGCggagaagagatagagagagatagagattgTCGCTGTGAGataggaagagagaaagagaaagaagatgggtctatggaagagagagaggccTATAAGAGATGCAGTTTTCTGGTGGGCCCCCAAAAAGGgtaaaaaagagtttattttaattttttaccctttttttaTGTTCACGTTATTTCTGTGATTTTGGTTTCGTAACGTTCGTAATTTTCTGtgtgtttaaattttattttacttttttgagATTGATTAgtaaattcttcttctttttacagTTTGAATTGTTTTATAGTAGAAAGTGAAATATAAGATGGTCAATTATATCATGTTTCAGTTTCATATATAGgaacttttcaattttaaggaaatttcaaagtttaaaaGGAATTGTTTTCGTGagagttaagaaaatattaaaagaggATTCGTGAGagttaagaaaagaaagtaaattgAGAAGATATATGCTCCTAATAAAACAAAGAGGATTTCTACTTCCTACGAGTCACTCACGTATATAAAATAGGTATGCAATTGATATTATTTCatattgtataattatgtGACACTTATCTcatcttaatttgtttattttggaataAGCATGTTGCGTAATAACACGTGTTAGATAGACATTGGCAAATTTGTATACGTGTGTGTTACGGGAGCATTGGCTATCATCACAAACGGGAAAAACTTGGATTTGAAGGGTATAAAACGACATGTGCCTAACACAGTACACCTGCAAAAACATTGtagcaaatttttttttaaaaacatatattagtGGTAATTGATAATTTGACCTTTATTTATCAATAcagaaatattgtttttcGAAAATTATTTGGATCACAAGTAGTCTTAGGTAGATATGGATAAACATGTTGGATTCTTTTGGAGTTTTGGGTCTAGTTTAgcttaaattaataatattcgAGAACGCATATCGAACTTATATAAGAATAATCTGACCGTTAATAGCACACCTAATCTGTTTTTCTAGGTTTCTTGTCAACTGTGAAGACGCAGATTTCTATTTCTAGCTATCACGAAGAGTTCAAGAGTTTCAAGTACTGTATCTGTAGTTTATTTCtcgtttatgttttgtttattgtctAAAAGTTCTACAtctcttaattaatttgtatttacaTCGGTTAACAATCGTGTACccataatttttattatgcCAAAATATGTTACGTCAGACGAACTGTTTCTAGTATACAGATATGGTCACATGAATCAAGGTACTGGACATGAAACTTACGATCTAAATATGTAATATATGGTACGTTAGACTTAGCGATTAGTAAAGACGATAAATGAAACACATATAATTAGCAACAGCTAGCATATGAAGATAAGTAAAGTACATGGTCATGCTTCTTTCGTATCGTTTAATTTGTTGTTATTGAATCTCCACCTAACCTAGTTAGCAATCATCTATAGCTATGCCATAGTAAAAGCTAGCTAATATTAGTACGGATAACATACATGTTTATATTGAAAAAGTGaggtttataatttttcaaattaacaGCTCTTAAGATTCAAAATAATGACAAATATGTTATGtctaaaaaattgtttgatcCTACGTACGTGTAAGCCAAAAATCCCGTTGACTTTTCATTGACATGTTTAATCGGTGTAGCCAAAATCAAAGCGTCCAAGAATTttagatcaatttttttatgttcGGTGTGCACAGTCGTAAGTCGTAACAACCATTTTTGGCTACTTTACATCCAAAGCATTATGTAGTAGTGCGAAATATACGATCGAAATAGGTCTTACtttgatgataataaattttacataaatGAATATATGTAACACCATCATCTGTATTGGTGGGATGATtgaatgaatattttttatgcGGAAGTCGTGCATGGTACATTGTTACGAGCTGTATTTGACAAAGAATCctatatatgtatgcaaaaAAAACTGTTAGACTTAATGGTGGAAGTATTGAATAATGTGGACTGGCAAGTGGCAAcataccatatatataaaagaatattaaacTATAACAATTTTAATGTTATCATCTCATGTGGTCCCTAAAGGGGTTGTGAATTGTGATGGcattaccaacaaaaaaagaaaaacaaatcatgaatCATTGCATGGGGTAAGTACGAAAAGTGtgataaaaaaatctcattcacatatatttcataatattttgtcTTTGAGCAAACTATATAACATTAGTTTCAAGAAATAAAGCATTGGTCGTGAatagtatttattttacttttcgaGGGACTATGGATGATGAGATCAAAAACTCAGAATGCTAATTAAgtttgtaaaaacaaatatcaagaTCAAATTTGGTCATGCCATAGCCCTTTTTAGACTCGTCAAAAcatgtcattttattttattttgtatttcgTGGTTAGTTGCAGATTAAACAAGGTTGCAAAAAGTAGTGAATATAGTCTAGTGGTTTCGTCATATCGAAGTCGGGAGGTGTGAAATTGTTTCTAGTGGATACGCACACCTGacttaattattatatatgttttctgtcatatatttcataaaaGTGGCCTGAGTTTTGGCATAACACGctaaacaatttattttacgTCGGCAGAAACTTGAAAGCGGAGAGTTTGGTTGTTCGAAGAAGAGTGTATAAACTATACAACAAATTCTTCAGCATAATAATTGAATCTTCATCACAAAAAGGTGCTTGATTACACTTGTAATTGGGTACATATATGGTCCATCCGATCAACATAATTATGTCCTTTGTGGCACTTTTATCAGTTTATggcatttaaaaaaaaaaaacgcaccAACCGAAAAATGTCATactattaataaatatatatttaagaattAAAAGTCACGAGTTCTATAGCAAAACTATCGTGAATTCTTAGTCATCTTTAGCTTATTGCTTTTGGACAACAAATCCACTTATGTTAtgacacatacacacacaacGTTGCAAAAAGATGGTCGCAAAGGAGATTCTCCATATGCGGAAAGAGTCAGATCATTTATTTCCTAATCCATTTTAACAAtagttaattaaaaatcaagttAAGCTAACTCTTCATGTTTATTGATTGTAAAGACTAAAAGAGTGtttgtttctactttctagGCAGACGAAGTCACAGCACCAAAACAAGGTCTGGAAACCAAACCAttgaaagattgaaacttAGGAAACCAAGGCCTACTTATTTGAGAAATAAAGGCCCAATTGGCCCAGTTCTATTATTAACACAGATAAAAAGAATAGTGTGGAGAAAagtatcataatttttttttttttattatgatgGCCCAATCAGCCCAAGTCTGTATAATGCATGttattagaaagaaagaaaaagattatattttgttgttgttgttgttgttgtcgttgtAAGCTtgtaattagattttattgatcaaagaacaaaataaatctttttaatatagACTGTAATTGGTTGTATATTATGTCTATACTAATATACTGTTTTTTGCTCACATATGTATACAGTTTTTCATTTCTACAGTAGAAAtgctttaattttgtttttattacttAAACCAGTCGACATATGGTAATTTTTGGTGTCAACTCTGATAGTtgtcaaaatgaaaaaaggcaaaaaaacaaaacaaaaaactgatCTTCGCAAACCTATGAAGGAGTTTTggcatttttaattttttctgcattaagaaaaaaatattgatacttgagacttttttttcttcaaatttccAAGTATTTGCCTCAACTCAAAGGACCTCAAAGGTCTAAAAAGAAACGGTAGGGTCAAGTTCAATACACAAATTCACAATCGAATtcaaatatattgaaaataaaatgagacCAAAAAGGCCGGTCATTTTCAAACAATTGCAGAgtacaaatattttatgttaataaGATGTTTTTTCTTGGGCATTacaaactttattttgttgataaaataacaacaaacaaaacaacaccaATTGATTAATACATAAAGTTTGATGGGAAATGGATGAACCAAGTGATTAAGATCTGTCCACGCGGGAAGTGTTGGATTCATATGATTCACAGTTTCCCTATCAACCACTGAAAACCATATTGCTTCATCAATCTCACTACGTGGGTTTTTTATTGCCTTTCTCTCATTTGCATTTTGAGCCCAACCAAGTCTATTTATTAATCACTTTTTTTGTCGATATTTATTAATCACTTTTCTCTCATCTATAAACCACTTtgtagttatatttttttttgtcgtaaaaaaaaaaaatagcaaacaATGATTGATGAAAATTgtcccaaacaaaaaaaaagaggattgACGAtaataaagatgcaaaaacaGCTTTCTATTTCTGTCAGCATATAAGGATTTTATAGAATTCAAACTTATATTTCTACACTAAGAAATTAAAGACTTATAGGTGTAATCTATTACTTCACAGTTCacacttttgatttcttatggGAATGTGTTTTCGTAAAGGGCAATATGGTTTTAGGCATTCATGTGTTTTGGATGAGACGCTACTACCAAAAGAATATGTCGTTActaaaaaactatatttttgaCACATGCTGTTAATTTTGGATACATAGAAGGTCTAAGAGATTAATAGGAATcgtttttatctagtttctAATTTAGTTCAAACGTTGACTACTCCAAATTTTCGTTGTAGAGTTATTTATTGAAATAGTCATCGATTTTAAATTGGGTAATACTATATCCGATCGAACTTTAATATGAAATATGAATTATGCTACTTATGAGATGCGATAACAAATTTCTATAGTTTAGCGATCTTTTGTTCATGTTATTTAGAGTTTGGAtttaaaaaagttatgaaaCAAAGACACGTGTGTTGACGGGTTGTGGTGTTTGATTTGCcttgctttctttcttctttgtgatGAAGAATCTCTTTGGAGATccaatatattgtttttggaagTATCACGACGGTGACATGTATAGGTCGATCGAGGAAACGCCAATGATAACCAAATTGAGGCTGTCGCAACTAAATGATCAGTCGATAGTCATTATTAATAGTATAGttcgattaaaaaaaaactttccaAGATTATTGTTAccttgtattttttttgaacattttctaaaaatgatATCTTCTAAACTTAGATAATTCAACCTATTTGTGGTATCATTAATTTGAACAACTTTGACATGCAAGTGGTTGGCCATACTCCATACTACAAGTCTACAACATGTCTGCGCTAGGAACTTTCTTACTATACTTCATTTTTAGACCATTAATGTTATTGCTTGGTCTTTTAAAATGAtagtaaattattattttatagtaTCTATcgtatattattatttacatcGATCATAAAGTGCtggtttacaaaaaatatttttaaaaagaaagagtcaAAGTTCCTTCCATATTTGACCAACCAAGCTTGACCGACTCGATTCAATGGGTCCAAAGTCATAGTGGTCGAGGTAATTGGTCAATCAAAACACCACGGGCTATATGAATCTCGCTTAATTGCTAACACGACGTATTGACAAATTTTCCATTCGTAATGGTGCAActattcaaaaacaacaaatacttgattttattttgaattttattagtGTTTGCCAAATGATTTTAGTCCACcaactaaaaaatatagaagGAGCAATAGCATGCCgctaacaagaaaaaaatagacatcttacaaaaaaatgttttttggtttgaccTTAGAATAAATGTATTTAGTTAGCaattctaatttaattaaaaaaaacaacgaaattatcaatatacaaaatacaaataatgCTACATAATTCGCTTAAGAAGAATtcaactattttattttacccAAACAAGTTAattcttacttttttctattttgctCTTAATTTCCCATTCtgattaagaaacaaatctcatatacttttctatttttgttagacatgaatttcaaatatatatcttacatttataaaattaattttcaatCAAAAATCTTGTAGTATTATACAACCGTGATGTTCCTAAAAAATACCTGTCATACAGCTGTTATGCTTcttaaaataagataaaattatatttactgTATTAAGCTAGATTGTCAAAAATTAAACAGCAAGATAATAACGTAATTAACCATCGTTAATATCAAACGCGTTAGGTCGGTTTGACCGGTCTGGTTTGGTGAGCGCTGGTAATAATTTCACCATCCCAATCAATCACagacaaaattgaaaaccccaattaataatacataaaatgaaaaacatgatgaattataaattaaaactctGTTCTGTctcaaaaaactcaaaaggagTCTCTCTCTCACCTACACCACACCTAACCAAACCCCCTACGATTCACACAGAgagagatcttcttcttccttcttcttccttcttctttcttcttctttcttcttctagctACAACATCTACAACGCCatgtcctcttcttcttcttcgtcaacCTCCATGATCGATCTCATGGCAGCAATCATCAAAGGAGAGCCTGTAATTGTCTCCGACCCAGCTAATGCCTCCGCTTACGAGTCCGTAGCTGCTGAATTATCCTCTATGCTTATAGAGAATCGTCAATTCGCCATGATTGTTACCACTTCCATTGCTGTTCTTATTGGTTGCATCGTTATGCTCGTTTGGAGGAGATCCGGTTCTGGGAATTCAAAACGTGTCGAGCCTCTTAAGCCTTTGGTTATTAAGCCTCGTGAGGAAGAGATTGATGATGGGCGTAAGAAAGTTACCATCTTTTTCGGTACACAAACTGGTACTGCTGAAGGTTTTGCAAAGGTGAGGactttgtgttttggtttgttctgaTTTCGAATGATGAAGTTGAATTTGAATcagtttgatgtttttgaaatttgcaGGCTTTaggagaagaagctaaagcaAGATATGAAAAGACCAGATTCAAAATCGTTGATTTGgtatttattttgttccaTCAACTTTTTAGATAAAGTTTGATGCTTTAAGTATAATCTGATTCTGAGTTTATTAACAGGATGATTACGcggctgatgatgatgagtatgaggagaaattgaagaaagaggatgtggctttcttcttcttagccaCGTTAGTTTTCTTAGCTGATCTTTTGTTTGGGATCGGTATAAgtattaaatttgatttgttcttgTGGCTGACTTGGTTTTACTATCTGGAATCTGGATGTAGATATGGAGATGGTGAGCCTACCGACAATGCAGCGAGATTCTACAAATGGTTCACCGAggttagtctttttttttggcttggCTCAACTAGTTGTTGTAACgtgtgttgtttttgttttcttgtttctgaaGTTGTAAACATGTGTTTACAGGGGAATGACAGAGGAGAATGGCTTAAGAACTTGAAGTATGGAGTGTTTGGATTAGGAAACAGACAATATGAGCATTTTAATAAGGTTTATAAATGAAATCTTTATTCCCCTTTTCTTAATGGTTTTGCTCTTGTCACTATTATGGTCTCCTTCCAATTACTTTGGACCGAGCTAATATgcagatttgttttgtaaattttgggTTGCAGGTTGCCAAAGTTGTAGATGACATTCTTGTCGAAcaaggtttgttttgtttctttctttctttctttctttcatcatcCGTTTTGGATCGCTCTGATCCGGTCTTAATGTGttgtattttggtttctaaCTTCATTGAGTGGGTTGTTCAGGTGCACAGCGTCTTGTACAAGTTGGTCTTGGAGATGATGACCAGTGTATTGAAGATGACTTTACCGCTTGGTATTTTACATTTCCACTTCTCGTGGCTTATCGTGTACAATGCTGTTTTggtcatttgttttttggggGGCTAAATTTGCTACCTCTTGCAGGCGAGAAGCATTGTGGCCCGAGCTTGATACAATACTGAGGGAAGAAGGGGATACAGCTGTTGCCACACCATACACTGCAGCTGTGTTAGAATACAGAGTTTCTATTCACGACTCTGAAGATGCCAAATTCAATGATATAAACATGGCAAATGGGAATGGTTACACTGTGTTTGATGCTCAACATCCTTACAAGTACAAAATCCAGCcgcttcttttctttttccttataaTCTTGTCTTGTTACTTGATCTAATCTTGctttttttggcttttaaaGAGCAAATGTCGCTGTTAAAAGGGAGCTTCATACTCCCGAGTCTGATCGTTCTTGTATCCATTTGGAATTTGACATTGCTGGAAGTGGACTTACGTGAGTTCTACTGCTATATGAATATTTACTTAATCAGAGGGAAATATTATTGGAGAATAACATGAATGTATTTTTTGTATCTTGTCTGTCAGGTATGAAACTGGAGATCATGTTGGTGTACTTTGTGATAACTTAAGTGAAACTGTAGATGAAGCTCTTAGATTGCTGGATATGTCACCTGATACTTATTTCTCACTTCACGCTGAAAAAGAAGACGGCACACCAATCAGCAGCTCACTGCCTCCTCCCTTCCCACCTTGCAACTTGAGAACAGCGCTTACACGATATGCATGTCTTTTGAGTTCTCCAAAGAAGGTTGGTTGGATTCATTTACCATTAGACTGGTTATAatcagttttgtttctcttcataGAGATTCAAACTCAattattttcatgtttattttcttgcagTCTGCTTTAGTTGCGTTGGCTGCTCATGCATCTGATCCTACCG includes:
- the VEL1 gene encoding vernalization5/VIN3-like protein (vernalization5/VIN3-like (VEL1); FUNCTIONS IN: molecular_function unknown; INVOLVED IN: vegetative to reproductive phase transition of meristem; LOCATED IN: PcG protein complex; EXPRESSED IN: 24 plant structures; EXPRESSED DURING: 15 growth stages; CONTAINS InterPro DOMAIN/s: Protein of unknown function DUF1423, plant (InterPro:IPR004082), Fibronectin, type III-like fold (InterPro:IPR008957), Fibronectin, type III (InterPro:IPR003961); BEST Arabidopsis thaliana protein match is: Fibronectin type III domain-containing protein (TAIR:AT5G57380.1).), which translates into the protein MDSSLDGAAGDSSKCSEMSVDEKRQLVYELSKQSHLAAEVLQAWSRQEILQILCAEMGKERKYTGLTKVKIIETLLKIVSEKNSGECEGKKRDSDCLPIQRNTKRQRKVDNPSRYVIPATNIVTSNNASGSCSSVNTKGESTTIYCKNLACRAVLRQEDSFCRRCSCCICRKYDDNKDPSLWLTCSSDPPFEGESCGFSCHLECAFNTEKSGLGKDKQSEGCCFYCVSCGKANSLLECWKKQLTIAKETRRVEVLCYRLFLVQKLLKSSTKYRNLCEVVDEAVKTLEADVGPLTGLPMKMGRGIVNRLHSGPDVQKLCSSALESLETIATTPPDVAALPSPRSSKMQQDCSYVLSNEISADTATTGSTKIRFEDVNATSLTVVLASNEIPSPPNIVHYSIWHRKVPEKDYPEKSTCTLFIPNTRFVVSGLAPASEYCFKVVSYSGTREMGVDEINVLTRSAEEGANCSSAVERSVSPLTNCSTLSSNPSSVEAESNNDYIVPKKPSSKNEDNNSPSVDESAAKRMKRTTDSDIVQIEKDVEQIVLLDDEEQEAVLDKTESETPVVVTTKSLVGNRNSSDASLPITPFRSDEIKNRQARIEISMKDNCNNGDHSANGGTEISDLV